In a genomic window of Cuculus canorus isolate bCucCan1 chromosome 4, bCucCan1.pri, whole genome shotgun sequence:
- the CEP44 gene encoding centrosomal protein of 44 kDa isoform X4, translating to MATGDLQGSLRKIEQGLRLINYPKDVDYAMLVKGDPAAFLPIISYSFTSFSTYIAELLVKCDVELTAKSDLRFIEAIYKLLRDQFQYKPILTKQQFLQFGFAERKMQVVCDIIDSVVKKHKELSNSSKVKCQAKEKLRSFKSKVWSNYDKVLPDCSGNALNSKQKPLVERHSGSEVTDDFHPLPLPTQGGNEEAYQDHGVVEVKCDQVTEDNSQIEFIKSQLADCQEKLHKLDWIEDKLHVLEEKLEGKVIIDEKDWNNLLSRVLLLETELLLQPLKRDVSTEFSNIAQECASSRIPVSPVF from the exons ATGGCAACAGGAGACCTTCAAGgaagtttaagaaaaatagaacaAGGACTTCGCTTGATAAATTATCCAAAGGATGTGGATTATGCAAT GTTAGTAAAGGGTGATCCAGCTGCATTTTTACCTATCATCAGCTAttcttttacatctttttcAACTTACATAGCAGAACTTTTGGTAAAATGTGATGTGGAACTCACAGCGAAGAGTGACTTGCGTTTTATTGAAGCTATCTATAAG CTTCTTCGAGATCAATTTCAATATAAACCAATTTTAACAAAACAGCAGTTTCTTCAGTTTGGCTTTGcggaaagaaaaatgcaggttGTTTGTGACATTATCGACTCTGTGGTGAAAAAACATAAGGAATTAAGTAACTCGAGTAAG GTTAAGTGccaagcaaaggaaaaactcagatcttttaaaagcaaagtatgGTCAAATTATGATAAAGTCCTTCCTGATTGTAGTGGCAATGCTTTGAATTCTAAACAG AAGCCTCTAGTGGAACGACACTCGGGAAGTGAAGTTACTGATGACTTCCATCCATTACCGCTTCCAACACAGGGAGGTAATGAAGAAGCGTACCAAGATCACGGTGTTGTGGAAGTTAAATGTGATCAA GTCACAGAAGATAATTCTCAGATTGAGTTCATAAAGAGTCAGCTTGCTGATTGCCAGGAAAAGCTTCATAAGTTAGATTGGATAGAAGATAAACTACATGTTTTAGAAGAGAAACTGGAAGGAAAGGTGATCATAGATGAGAAGGACTGGAATAACTTGTTGAGTCGAGTTTTGCTTCTTGAAACAGAACTGTTGTTGCAACCCCTGAAG AGAGATGTATCTACAGAGTTCAGCAATATAGCTCAAGAATGTGCTTCTAGTAGGATTCCAGTTTCTCCTG